The Fusarium falciforme chromosome 7, complete sequence genome window below encodes:
- a CDS encoding SLT domain-containing protein, with amino-acid sequence MPSLTHYLTILSAVAVGSVVADVNPNAEGACDDTHGGQDACGPNGSEAWLNTGLDSQGWNPPFLDINGLKHISLEDYYNGVGSSCRQYDQYFKSSGEKYNIDPAILAFLAMQESSCNADTGGPTPGLMQCEPRNCQNGKSSCQYPIQDNVDCGAHVLRAALDNAGGNAVRAIGSYNGWFIKGFGLNGGKGITVDYPCSAEGRRNGAPQNLDYLHETLNGWFQGLDVYGSDAGKVGGIYGCSGNCNNGDKC; translated from the coding sequence ATGCCTTCTCTCACTCACTATCTCACCATCCTCTCTGCTGTGGCCGTTGGCTCTGTTGTTGCCGATGTCAACCCCAACGCGGAGGGAGCCTGCGATGATACTCACGGCGGCCAAGACGCCTGTGGGCCCAACGGAAGTGAGGCTTGGTTGAACACCGGTCTCGATAGTCAAGGATGGAACCCTCCCTTCCTTGATATCAACGGCCTCAAGCACATCTCTCTCGAGGACTACTACAACGGAGTCGGAAGTTCATGCCGCCAGTACGACCAGTACTTCAAATCATCAGGAGAAAAATACAACATCGACCCTGCCATCCTCGCCTTCCTCGCCATGCAGGAGTCGTCGTGCAATGCAGATACTGGCGGACCTACCCCTGGCCTGATGCAATGTGAACCTCGAAACTGTCAGAACGGCAAGTCTAGCTGCCAATACCCCATTCAGGACAATGTCGACTGCGGAGCCCATGTTCTCCGAGCCGCCCTGGACAACGCGGGTGGAAATGCTGTTCGAGCTATTGGCTCCTACAACGGATGGTTCATCAAGGGTTTTGGTCTTAATGGAGGCAAGGGAATCACTGTTGACTACCCTTGCTCCGCTGAGGGCCGCAGGAATGGTGCTCCTCAGAACTTGGATTATCTGCACGAGACGCTCAATGGTTGGTTCCAGGGCCTGGATGTTTATGGAAGTGATGCCGGAAAGGTTGGTGGCATCTATGGCTGCTCTGGAAATTGCAACAACGGGGACAAGTGCTAG
- a CDS encoding uncharacterized protein (Expressed protein): MLTAGKCNRGIPKCSHCLRANAACSREALISGSHVAVRTVAELEAEVARLEAQVAAGGHVHLDRVHMSPGMTEGESRNDAAEPIHVLDIDTSRKGQAPSLGVLADLNNATVYDYENYNLTRMLNSALMLGNDTLDIHPKKQLGRPLVLSRSATDGRSPIQDLPKDLRAWYLERYLEHVNPTFPILNAEDIRSTLESLDNGQPIDPSEACLAYLALAIGAVLPSTDSLMDASAACQLWQAASKEQVFHDETPNTVRILILLTLFSLLEEGCGSSWHLAELVVRSCIKLGLHSKASEQTLSTELFWSAYLLDRWVSCTLGLPVLIHNEEFDQQIPKAQSESGQEPSPIPLWHMAYSLLGDESGIQNSGQESTWLGRPGSSPPASSHPSYLLHNMIATDLRIAHASHCILREGEATAQRFDGTASNHLSVVEVAIKRGSTLPWTTGYTTFLSVMIRLISFGQISRCGLLFTQSTPDSVYISRAVDVLRFLGRTFKSLECLVDLLGQLNQVGTASISGSNEASIGVPRHSGIFTITSRALQSIGVSCS; the protein is encoded by the exons atgctaacagcTGGAAAGTGTAATCGAGGTATTCCGAAATGCTCACATTGTCTGAGGGCCAATGCCGCCTGTAGCAGGGAGGCTCTCATCAGCGGATCACACGTTGCCGTCCG GACTGTCGCGGAACTCGAAGCTGAAGTTGCACGTCTAGAGGCACAGGTCGCCGCGGGTGGACATGTACATCTAGACCGTGTACACATGAGCCCCGGGATGACCGAAGGTGAGAGTCGTAATGACGCTGCCGAGCCAATTCATGTACTCGACATAGACACGAGCAGGAAGGGACAGGCGCCGAGTCTAGGCGTTCTGGCCGACCTCAACAACGCCACAGTGTACGATTACGAGAATTACAACCTGACGCGCATGCTCAACAGCGCGCTCATGCTCGGAAATGACACGCTTGATATACATCCCAAAAAACAACTCGGCAGGCCATTGGTGCTATCCAGGTCGGCGACCGATGGGCGAAGTCCAATACAGGACCTCCCCAAAGACCTGCGCGCTTGGTACCTCGAGCGATACCTGGAACATGTGAACCCGACATTCCCCATCCTCAATGCAGAAGACATCAGATCAACCTTGGAAAGTCTTGACAACGGACAACCTATCGATCCCAGCGAGGCGTGTCTCGCatacttggccttggccatcgGGGCAGTATTACCCAGTACAGATTCTTTGATGGATGCTAGCGCTGCATGCCAGTTGTGGCAGGCAGCTTCCAAGGAACAAGTCTTTCACGATGAAACACCAAACACAGTTCGAATTCTCATCCTTCTAACGCTATTCTCACTGCTCGAGGAAGGATGTGGAAGTTCCTGGCATCTGGCCGAGCTAGTTGTACGATCATGCATAAAACTTGGTCTGCACAGCAAAGCATCCGAACAGACCTTGAGTACCGAACTGTTTTGGAGTGCATATCTTCTCGATCGCTGGGTCAGCTGCACGCTGGGACTACCGGTGTTGATCCATAACGAAGAGTTTGATCAGCAGATACCCAAAGCACAATCCGAAAGCGGCCAAGAGCCATCACCAATCCCACTCTGGCATATGGCTTATAGCCTCTTGGGAGATGAGAGCGGGATTCAGAATAGTGGCCAGGAATCAACATGGCTCGGCCGACCAGGATCCTCACCACCGGCGTCGTCGCACCCATCTTATCTGCTACACAACATGATTGCCACAGATCTGCGGATCGCTCACGCATCTCACTGTATCCTCCGTGAAGGGGAAGCGACTGCACAAAGATTCGATGGCACAGCTTCGAATCACCTCTCAGTCGTCGAGGTTGCCATCAAGCGTGGGTCCACGCTGCCCTGGACGACCGGGTACACAACCTTTCTGTCTGTCATGATACGGCTCATCTCTTTTGGGCAAATCTCCAGATGCGGCCTGCTGTTCACCCAAAGCACCCCTGATTCGGTGTACATTTCGAGGGCAGTTGATGTTCTTCGTTTCCTTGGCCGCACATTCAAGTCTCTCGAATGTCTGGTCGACTTGCTCGGCCAGCTTAATCAGGTCGGCACAGCAAGTATTTCG GGCTCTAATGAAGCATCCATCGGTGTACCCCGGCATTCTGGGATATTTACCATCACATCTCGCGCTTTGCAATCGATCGGTGTCAGCTGTAGTTAA
- a CDS encoding Cupin-2 domain-containing protein, with protein MPMTIIRSSRPENGQTLKKGPTFTGEVWYDSVLNKQEEGITMVTATFTPCARTHWHHHEDGQVLEVKAGSGWVCDKGGVPQKLSVGDIVWCPAGTVHWHGADEGSILVHLAISRGKTTWYEAVTDEEYNARLGNKGK; from the coding sequence ATGCCTATGACAATCATCCGCTCCTCCCGGCCCGAGAACGGTCAAACCCTCAAAAAGGGCCCAACCTTTACCGGCGAAGTCTGGTACGACAGCGTCCTCAacaagcaagaagaaggcatcACCATGGTGACGGCCACATTCACTCCCTGTGCCCGCACACACTGGCACCACCACGAGGACGGCCAGGTCCTCGAAGTCAAGGCCGGATCTGGTTGGGTCTGCGACAAGGGCGGTGTCCCTCAGAAGCTGTCTGTGGGCGATATTGTTTGGTGTCCGGCTGGAACTGTTCATTGGCATGGGGCTGATGAGGGGAGTATTTTGGTTCATTTGGCTATTAGCCGGGGCAAAACGACGTGGTATGAGGCTGTGACGGATGAAGAGTACAACGCGAGGTTAGGTAACAAGGGGAAATAA
- a CDS encoding PKS-ER domain-containing protein, protein MVPKTQKQWVIHGSNGFDSLEFQKEAPVPSIGDQDVLVQIHATSPNFRDLVIPKGLYPFPLKDRIVPLSDGAGIVVAVGSRVSRFNVGDRVATLVHQRHLAGPLDARGRESALGGQLSGVLREYGAFSEEGLVAVPNNLTLNEAAALPCAALTAWSALYGLEGRALKPGEIVLTEGTGGVSSFAVQFAKAAGARVIATTSSAEKAEQLKKLGADHVINYKENPEWGQLAKSLTPNNEGVSLVVEVGGPSTARQALAALKLNGLISMVGSISAFTSPGSNDTKEPTFLETVIHTCTVQGISIGSRMQFEAMNRAIEVNDLHPVLDARIFKLEEAREAYQYVWDQKHFGKVVIQVAS, encoded by the exons ATGGTTCCAAAGACACAGAAGCAGTGGGTAATCCACGGTAGCAATGGCTTTGACTCTCTGGAGTTTCAGAAAGAAGCCCCGGTCCCCTCGATCGGTGACCAAGATGTCCTGGTTCAAA TTCACGCCACATCCCCCAATTTTCGCGACCTAGTGATCCCTAAG GGACTCTATCCTTTCCCGCTAAAGGATAGGATCGTGCCTCTGAGCGATGGAGCAGGCATCGTTGTGGCAGTCGGCTCCCGCGTAAGCCGCTTTAATGTTGGCGATCGAGTTGCCACTCTGGTCCATCAGCGCCACCTGGCTGGACCTCTTGATGCCAGAGGTCGTGAGAGTGCTCTTGGAGGTCAACTCAGTGGTGTACTTCGAGAGTACGGCGCGTTTTCGGAAGAAGGTCTCGTTGCTGTTCCAAACAACTTGACACTGAACGAGGCTGCTGCTCTGCCATGCGCAGCGTTAACCGCCTGGAGCGCTCTATATGGGCTCGAGGGCCGCGCTTTGAAGCCTGGTGAGATTGTACTCACCGAGGGTACTGGCGGTGTAAGCAGCTTTGCAGTCCAG TTTGCCAAAGCGGCTGGCGCCCGCGTCATCGCGACCACTTCCTCAGCTGAAAAAGCAGAGCAACTCAAGAAGTTGGGAGCGGACCATGTGATCAACTACAAAGAGAACCCTGAATGGGGACAGCTTGCTAAGAGCTTGACCCCCAACAACGAAGGAGTCTCCCTTGTCGTCGAGGTGGGAGGGCCGTCCACTGCTCGACAA GCCCTCGCTGCTTTGAAGTTGAACGGGCTGATCTCTATGGTGGGCTCTATCAGCGCCTTCACATCGCCTGGGAGCAACGATACCAAAGAGCCGACATTCCTCGAGACAGTGATCCACACGTGCACAGTACAAGGGATCAGTATTGGATCCAGGATGCAGTTTGAGGCGATGAATCGTGCTATAGAGGTAAATGACCTTCATCCCGTTTTGGATGCGCGCATCTTTAAACTGGAGGAGGCCCGCGAGGCCTATCAGTATGTCTGGGATCAAAAGCACTTTGGAAAGGTGGTTATACAGGTGGCATCTTAA
- a CDS encoding MFS domain-containing protein, translated as MSAPDQTAKLHDLPGQVSNKLSYAHEEGDLDEASGLTHEELAFVREFPEDKKKKVLWKVDVRLVPFLTLLYLFAYIDRANIGNAKIEGLVEDLGMTDDQYRICLSIFYVPYILFESGFFPGSILIISKWYLPNETQTRIAVFYTASALAGAFSGMLAAGIAQMDGVGGLEGWRWIFLLEGIVTVLLGVLTYFWLIDSPALSSGWLEPDEIRYLELRQRADPSRRAMARAKSEGSGSDTRKALISVLCDWQIWMHGIIYWSNTVPNNALKFTMPQIVRNMGFEATRAQLLTIPPYIIGAISAFVSSWFADRFSWRMPFIVGPQLVVIVAYSVLFAMAGDITNNVPACYFSICLACLGLYPINPCGNAWNLNNLAGPSKRAMGIAFMLCIGNVGGIIGGFIYIDSEKPKYPTGFGSSLGFVAAGVLACLVVEALYKYINTQRAKMTEEEVFAKYTPEELDAMGDRSPLYRYTL; from the exons ATGTCGGCTCCTGATCAAACCGCCAAACTCCACGACCTGCCTGGGCAGGTCAGCAACAAGCTGTCTTACGCACACGAAGAGGGAGATCTGGACGAAGCGTCCGGCTTGACCCATGAGGAACTGGCGTTTGTTCGAGAATTccccgaggacaagaagaaaaaggtcCTTTGGAAGGTCGATGTGCGGCTGGTGCCATTCCTGACGCTCTTGTATCTTTTTGCTTATATCGATCGGGCTAATATTG GCAATGCAAAAATTGAAGGACTTGTCGAAGATCTCGGCATGACAGATGACCAGTACAGAATTTGTCTCAGCATCTTCTATGTCCCATACATCCTCTTCG AGTCTGGTTTCTTCCCCGGTTcaatcctcatcatctccaaatGGTACCTCCCCAACGAGACGCAAACCCGTATTGCGGTTTTCTACACGGCTTCTGCTCTGGCTGGCGCTTTTAGCGGAATGCTCGCGGCCGGTATCGCCCAGATGGACGGCGTCGGTGGTTTGGAGGGGTGGCGCtggatcttcctcctcgagggAATCGTCACCGTCCTGCTCGGAGTGCTCACCTACTTCTGGCTCATTGACTCGCCCGCGTTATCGAGCGGATGGCTTGAGCCTGATGAGATTCGCTATCTGGAACTTCGCCAGCGCGCAGATCCGTCTCGACGAGCTATGGCGCGTGCTAAGAGCGAGGGCAGCGGGTCTGACACTCGCAAGGCGTTGATCAGTGTCCTTTGCGATTGGCAAATTTGGATGCATGGAATCATCTACTGGTCCAACACGGTGCCGAACAACGCCCTCAAGTTTACCATGCCGCAAATTGTCCGCAACATGGGCTTTGAAGCTACTCGAGCACAACTCCTGACTATCCCCCCTTATATCATCGGCGCCATATCCGCATTCGTTTCTTCTTGGTTCGCCGACCGCTTCAGCTGGCGTATGCCGTTTATTGTTGGCCCGCAGCTCGTCGTCATTGTGGCTTACTCGGTTCTCTTTGCTATGGCTGGCGATATCACGAACAATGTCCCCGCCTGCTACTTCAGCATCTGTCTAGCGTGTCTGGGTTTATACCCTATCAACCCCTGTGGTAACGCGTGGAACCTGAACAACTTGGCCGGCCCCTCCAAGCGGGCTATGGGTATTGCCTTTATGCTGTGCATTGGCAACGTTGGAGGCATCATCGGTGGTTTCATCTACATTGACagcgagaagcccaagtatCCTACTGGTTTCGGATCCAGCTTGGGTTTTGTGGCAGCTGGTGTCTTGGCCTGTCTGGTGGTTGAGGCCCTGTATAAGTATATCAACACCCAGAGGGCCAAGATGACAGAGGAGGAAGTGTTTGCCAAGTATACGCCCGAGGAGCTGGATGCCATGGGTGATCGATCGCCATTGTACAGGTACACACTGTGA
- a CDS encoding F-box domain-containing protein, with product MPHSHHHHHPYHHVEHLDRLPDKTLVQIFNCLPSHDLCSVSRLNKRYHTLADAVLYKTVQFLTPELHLIFSESLNYRPRRGSAIQDIKLAYPASTLPQLISDKSLPSNSISQTISRMSNLETLDIAVPVSLLHSVGHLFNSPFDLACLKSCTLFYQDEDDQYWDLQENIHVFAHPTLETLVIKRAKLDDRGFDVVERPHETALSKLHLIECDINDDALSDLLIFPKALKEFVMTHPEDPSPELEESSDSIRDYFMALKSACHSLETITIDSPFLRSSRALALRDFTALKTLRLNWDHQLYGKSSKRPRLHSVGLPPELETLEFFNDLGTDDEVTDLLVNTIENVNLMARHLKELIVRVDDRDIPKEVLEACKSQSQFHLHVIGGDEDSD from the coding sequence ATGCctcattctcatcatcatcaccatccttATCACCATGTCGAACACCTTGATAGGCTCCCCGACAAGACGCTGGTGCAGATCTTCAACTGCCTACCCAGCCACGACCTCTGCAGCGTCTCGAGACTAAATAAGCGCTACCACACCCTCGCAGACGCTGTCCTGTACAAGACGGTTCAATTTCTAACGCCTGAGCTGCATCTCATCTTCAGCGAGTCCCTTAATTACCGGCCTAGACGCGGCTCGGCGATCCAGGATATCAAGCTCGCTTATCCCGCATCCACTCTCCCTCAGCTCATTTCCGACAAATCCTTGCCATCCAACAGCATATCTCAGACCATTTCTCGTATGTCAAACTTGGAGACACTGGATATCGCTGTGCCTGTTTCACTACTGCACAGCGTGGGACACCTTTTCAACAGCCCTTTTGACCTGGCTTGTCTCAAGTCGTGCACGCTCTTTTAccaggatgaggacgaccagTATTGGGATTTGCAAGAGAACATCCACGTCTTCGCTCATCCGACGCTCGAAACGCTGGTTATTAAGAGGGCAAAGCTGGATGATCGCGGATTTGACGTGGTTGAACGTCCACACGAGACTGCTCTCAGCAAGTTGCATCTCATCGAATGCGACATTAACGACGATGCACTCTCCGATCTCCTCATATTTCCGAAGGCTCTCAAAGAATTCGTCATGACCCACCCTGAAGATCCCTCGCCCGAACTTGAGGAAAGCTCTGATAGCATCAGAGACTATTTCATGGCCCTAAAGTCCGCGTGTCACTCGCTGGAAACAATTACGATCGACTCACCATTCCTGCGCAGTTCTAGGGCTCTTGCCCTGCGCGACTTTACTGCCCTCAAAACTCTGCGGCTGAATTGGGATCATCAGCTATATGGCAAATCTTCAAAAAGGCCGCGTCTGCATTCGGTGGGACTACCGCCGGAGCTCGAGACTCTGGAGTTCTTTAACGACTTGGGCACGGACGATGAGGTCACGGATCTACTCGTGAACACGATAGAGAATGTGAACCTAATGGCGCGACACCTGAAGGAACTGATTGTGAGGGTGGATGATCGCGACATTCCCAAGGAGGTTCTGGAAGCTTGTAAGTCGCAATCGCAGTTTCATCTCCATGTGATTGGAGGTGACGAGGATTCGGATTAG
- a CDS encoding 2-dehydropantoate 2-reductase: MAVSSTNILLFGAGSIGSVYLYQLLQAGCNVTTVCRSNYATVKEQGFKLSSVRYGNVTFRPTAVVRDISECSKVSFDFVLVCTKSFPGSKPSLPERLRPVLEGRTQTTIILAQNGIMIEEEIAAAFPQNPILSGVVYCPAVQTGPGTIEYPEMLNLFELGTYPSNAPQSHKDSARRFAGLMIKGGGGAEVHDDIQVARWSKLLMNAAWNPIGALTLTTDGDFLLTSEPYAHDLAWGIMMELVELAKAAGIKGVTVEVAEKKFSIAKKRAETGTGREMSMLQDVRQNREFEVEAILGNAVRLGKQKGVPMPRLETLYALAKARCWALVKERAT; this comes from the coding sequence ATGGCTGTCTCATCTACCAATATCCTCCTCTTTGGCGCCGGCAGCATCGGCAGTGTTTATCTGTATCAGCTCCTCCAAGCTGGCTGCAATGTGACGACCGTCTGTCGGTCCAACTACGCCACGGTCAAAGAACAAGGCTTCAAGCTATCGTCTGTGCGATATGGCAATGTCACATTTAGACCAACTGCCGTCGTGCGCGATATCTCTGAATGTAGCAAAGTCTCCTTTGACTTTGTCCTGGTCTGCACAAAATCCTTTCCGGGCAGCAAGCCATCGCTGCCCGAACGGCTCAGACCTGTTCTGGAAGGAAGAACACAGACAACCATTATCCTAGCACAGAACGGCATCATgattgaggaggagatcgcGGCAGCATTCCCTCAAAATCCCATCCTGAGCGGCGTCGTCTACTGTCCCGCTGTGCAGACAGGCCCTGGCACAATTGAGTATCCCGAGATGCTCAACCTCTTCGAACTAGGCACCTATCCCTCCAACGCGCCCCAGTCACACAAGGATTCTGCAAGACGTTTTGCCGGTCTCATGATTAAGGGTGGTGGCGGTGCTGAGGTCCACGATGATATCCAGGTAGCCCGCTGGTCCAAGCTACTCATGAACGCGGCATGGAATCCCATCGGGGCTCTCACGCTGACCACGGACGGAGACTTTCTCCTAACCTCGGAGCCGTACGCTCATGATTTAGCGTGGGGTATCATGATGGAACTTGtcgagctggccaaggcAGCGGGTATCAAGGGCGTGACGGTTGAAgtggctgagaagaagttTTCCATCGCAAAGAAGAGGGCGGAGACGGGGACTGGGAGAGAGATGAGCATGCTCCAGGACGTTAGGCAGAACAGAGAGTTTGAGGTGGAAGCGATCTTGGGTAATGCAGTGAGGCTTGGGAAGCAAAAAGGTGTCCCCATGCCTCGATTAGAGACGCTGTATGCTTTAGCCAAGGCCAGATGTTGGGCGCTAGTCAAGGAGAGGGCCACATGA
- a CDS encoding Aldedh domain-containing protein yields the protein MSPNTAKDNGHGIPIPITNKDLFDTRGLVAGSWRTPPDGKSFPVYEPSSGKVLRECSDFGHQDFVDAIDVADKGYRQFWSSTTAKERGSLLRSWYELILENADDLAVILSLENGKTLAEAQGEVKMAASYVSWFAEEATRAYGETIPSSFHETAVLTFKEPVGVCGIITPWNFPAAMITRKIAPAFAAGCSVVIKPPSETPFSAISLAKLAVKAGIPESIIHVVPTKDRQASLELATNPKVKKLSFTGSTGVGKMLTKLAAGTMKKVSMELGGNAPLIVFEDANLDCAVQGALTAKFRCAGQTCVCANRIYVQNSVVETFTAKLVERVGKLSLGKGIEQGTTLGPLVNAAAVNKVAHQVKDAVSKGAVVRAGGKPPGTDGFFFEPTVITGATKEMEVAADETFGPLAAIFSFETEEEVIALANDTEFGLAGYFFSKDIGRVMRVARQLECGMVGVNTGIMTACESPFGGIKESGVGIEGSKYGLAEYQNVKGVTIGNLNDY from the exons ATGAGTCCCAACACTGCCAAAGATAATGGGCATGGTATCCCAATTCCCATCACAAACAAAGACCTCTTTGACACTCGCGGCCTGGTCGCAGGTTCATGGAGAACCCCACCAGACGGCAAATCTTTCCCTGTCTACGAACCGTCATCTGGCAAAGTCCTTCGGGAATGCTCTGACTTCGGACATCAAGACTTTGTCGATGCTATTGATGTAGCTGATAAAGGATACCGACAATTTTGGTCCTCAACAACAGCTAAGGAGAGGGGAAGCCTCCTTAGGTCGTGGTACGAGCTGATTCTTGAGAATGCCGATGATT TGGCTGTGATTCTCTCGCTGGAAAATGGTAAGACCCTGGCCGAAGCTCAAGGCGAAGTCAAAATGGCAGCCTCGTACGTCTCCTGGTTTGCCGAAGAAGCCACCCGAGCCTATGGCGAGACGATTCCCTCGTCTTTTCATGAAACCGCGGTGCTCACGTTCAAGGAGCCCGTGGGAGTCTGTGGTATTATAACGCCGTGGAACTTTCCGGCTGCGATGATCACGAGGAAAATCGCACCTGCGTTCGCCGCTGGATGCTCCGTGGTGATAAAGCCACCAAGCGAGACACCGTTCAGCGCCATCTCATTGGCAAAACTAGCTGTCAAAGCTGGCATCCCAGAGTCAATTATTCACGTGGTTCCCACAAAGGATCGGCAGGCATCTCTTGAGTTGGCAACGAACCCCAAGGTTAAGAAGCTGAGCTTTACCGGGTCTACAGGAGTAGGCAAGATGCTCACGAAACTGGCGGCAGGGACCATGAAGAAAGTGAGCATGGAGCTAGGTGGAAATGCGCCTTTGATCGTATTTGAGGACGCGAATCTGGACTGCGCAGTACAAGGAGCCTTGACTGCCAAGTTTAGGTGCGCCGGCCAAACGTGCGTG TGTGCTAACCGGATATACGTGCAAAACTCGGTCGTGGAAACATTTACAGCTAAGCTCGTGGAGCGTGTGGGTAAGCTTTCTCTTGGTAAGGGCATTGAGCAAGGCACGACCCTCGGGCCCCTCGTCAACGCCGCAGCCGTGAACAAGGTAGCGCACCAGGTAAAAGACGCCGTTTCAAAGGGGGCGGTCGTGAGAGCCGGCGGCAAACCGCCAGGTACagacggcttcttcttcgagcCCACCGTCATCACGGGTGCAACAaaggagatggaggttgCAGCTGATGAAACCTTCGGACCCCTCGCGGCCATTTTCTCGTTTGAGACTGAAGAGGAAGTTATAGCCTTGGCCAACGATACGGAATTTGGTTTGGCAGGGTATTTCTTTTCCAAGGATATCGGGCGCGTTATGAGAGTGGCTCGTCAGCTTGAGTGCGGTATGGTGGGTGTCAACACCGGCATTATGACGGCATGTGAGTCGCCATTTGGAGGCATTAAGGAGAGCGGTGTTGGCATTGAGGGCTCCAAGTACGGTCTGGCCGAATATCAGAACGTCAAGGGGGTCACGATTGGAAACCTCAACGACTACTAA